A genomic window from Cystobacter ferrugineus includes:
- a CDS encoding arylsulfatase: protein MSMKKKGTRGQAGNGSSTAPTDARQREVLPIPDQPYQGLRPFSARDPAAKFPPIQPLRPPKGAPNILVILLDDVGFGASSAFGGIIHTPTAERLAKNGLKYNRFHTTALCSPTRAALLTGRNHHAVGFGAITEIATSSPGYTCVRPNHSASVAEILKLNGYSTAQFGKCHEIPAWETSPVGPFDRWPTGSGFEYFFGFVGGETNQWYPRLYENTTPLEPDRTPEQGYHFMEDMTDRAIDWVQQQKALAPDKPFFMYFAPGATHAPHHVPREWADRYKGRFDAGWDSLREEIFARQKKLGVIPQDAQLTPRPDEIPAWKDMPEKLRPFLTRQMEVYAGFLEYADHHVGRLIEVLEKMGALDDTLVYYIIGDNGASAEGTVNGTLNEGFLFNGIVGVETPEYLVENMHKLGTPEAFNHYAVGWAHAMDTPYQWTKQVASHYGGTRNGCVVHWPNGIRARGEVREQFTHVIDVTPTLLEAAYLPQPVLVNGVQQTPMHGVSMLYSFDDAKAPERHETQYFEMFGNRGIYHQGWTAVTKHRTPWMFESEVSFENDVWELYDTTKDWTQARNLAAEHPEKLRELQQLFLIEAAKYYVLPLDDRSVERFNSELAGRPELIRGDSQILSGTMTRISENSMLNIKNKSHSVTAEVELPEGGAHGVIITQGGHFGGWCLYAYKNRLTYCYNYAGLRRFYIEAGRVLPRGGTHQVRMEFAYDGGGVGKGGSVSLYVDGKKVGGGRVDETMANTLSMEETADVGREMGSPVAEGFTNGDSVFNGRVRWVQLDKGKKDFDHFISPEERLRLAMARQ from the coding sequence ATGAGCATGAAGAAGAAGGGGACTCGGGGGCAGGCAGGCAACGGTTCTTCCACCGCACCCACGGATGCGCGCCAGCGAGAGGTCCTTCCCATCCCGGACCAGCCCTATCAGGGCCTTCGGCCGTTCAGTGCGAGGGATCCGGCCGCGAAGTTCCCTCCCATCCAACCGCTGAGGCCTCCGAAGGGTGCCCCCAACATCCTGGTCATCCTCCTGGACGACGTGGGGTTCGGCGCCTCGAGTGCCTTCGGTGGAATCATCCACACCCCCACTGCGGAGCGCCTGGCGAAGAACGGGCTCAAGTACAACCGCTTCCACACCACGGCGCTCTGCTCGCCCACTCGCGCCGCGCTGCTCACCGGCCGCAACCACCACGCGGTGGGCTTCGGAGCGATCACGGAGATCGCCACCTCCTCGCCGGGCTATACCTGTGTCCGCCCCAACCACAGCGCATCGGTGGCGGAGATCCTCAAGCTCAACGGCTACAGCACCGCGCAGTTCGGCAAGTGCCACGAGATACCGGCCTGGGAGACGAGCCCGGTGGGACCGTTCGACCGGTGGCCCACCGGCTCGGGCTTCGAGTACTTCTTCGGCTTCGTCGGCGGAGAGACGAACCAGTGGTATCCAAGGCTCTACGAGAACACCACGCCCCTCGAGCCGGATCGCACGCCGGAGCAGGGCTATCACTTCATGGAGGACATGACGGACCGCGCCATCGACTGGGTGCAGCAGCAGAAGGCGCTCGCGCCGGACAAGCCCTTCTTCATGTACTTCGCGCCGGGCGCCACGCATGCCCCCCACCACGTGCCCAGGGAGTGGGCCGACAGGTACAAGGGCCGCTTCGATGCCGGCTGGGACTCGTTGCGTGAGGAGATCTTCGCGAGGCAGAAGAAGCTGGGCGTCATCCCCCAGGACGCCCAGCTCACACCTCGGCCCGATGAGATTCCCGCCTGGAAGGACATGCCGGAGAAGCTGCGGCCTTTCCTCACGCGGCAGATGGAGGTGTATGCGGGATTCCTCGAGTACGCCGACCACCACGTGGGGCGACTCATCGAGGTGCTGGAGAAGATGGGCGCGCTGGACGACACGCTCGTCTACTACATCATCGGCGACAACGGCGCCTCCGCCGAGGGGACGGTCAACGGCACGCTGAACGAGGGGTTCCTCTTCAATGGCATCGTCGGCGTGGAGACGCCCGAGTACCTCGTCGAGAACATGCACAAGCTGGGCACGCCGGAGGCTTTCAACCACTACGCGGTGGGCTGGGCACACGCCATGGACACGCCCTACCAGTGGACCAAGCAGGTGGCCTCCCACTACGGAGGTACCCGCAACGGCTGCGTCGTCCACTGGCCCAACGGCATCCGTGCCAGGGGAGAGGTTCGTGAGCAGTTCACTCACGTCATCGACGTGACGCCGACCCTCCTGGAAGCCGCGTACCTGCCCCAACCGGTGCTGGTCAACGGCGTACAGCAGACCCCCATGCACGGGGTGAGCATGCTCTACAGCTTCGACGATGCGAAGGCGCCGGAGCGGCACGAGACCCAATACTTCGAGATGTTCGGCAACCGTGGCATCTACCACCAGGGGTGGACGGCCGTGACGAAGCACCGCACGCCCTGGATGTTCGAGAGTGAGGTGAGCTTCGAGAATGACGTCTGGGAGCTCTACGACACGACGAAGGACTGGACGCAGGCGAGGAACCTGGCCGCCGAGCACCCGGAGAAGCTGAGGGAACTGCAGCAGCTCTTCCTCATCGAGGCCGCGAAGTATTACGTGCTGCCGCTGGATGATCGCAGCGTCGAGCGCTTCAACTCGGAGCTCGCGGGCCGGCCCGAACTCATCCGGGGCGACTCGCAGATTCTCTCCGGGACCATGACGCGGATCAGCGAGAACTCGATGCTGAACATCAAGAACAAGTCGCACTCGGTGACCGCCGAGGTGGAGTTGCCGGAAGGCGGTGCGCATGGCGTCATCATCACCCAGGGAGGCCACTTTGGCGGCTGGTGTCTCTACGCGTACAAGAACCGGCTCACCTACTGCTACAACTACGCCGGGCTGCGCCGTTTCTACATCGAGGCTGGGAGAGTGCTGCCCCGAGGGGGCACCCACCAGGTCCGTATGGAGTTCGCCTATGACGGGGGCGGCGTGGGGAAGGGCGGAAGCGTGAGTCTGTACGTCGACGGCAAGAAGGTGGGCGGGGGCCGGGTGGATGAGACCATGGCCAACACACTCTCCATGGAGGAGACGGCGGACGTGGGCCGCGAGATGGGCTCGCCCGTGGCGGAGGGCTTCACCAACGGCGACAGCGTGTTCAATGGCCGGGTGAGGTGGGTGCAGCTCGACAAGGGCAAGAAAGACTTCGACCACTTCATCAGCCCGGAGGAGCGCCTGCGGCTCGCCATGGCGCGCCAGTAG